TGAACCTCTCCTATTGGAAAGAGCTGTTCAAGAAAGATATGCCCATTTATACGAAAGTGAAGGATGAGCCGCCGACACGCTATACATCCGCTGCAAGCGTGAAAAACAGCATCATCGCCAATGGATGTTTCATTGAAGGCAGTGTGAAGAATTCTACCATGTTCAGAGCGGTGAAGGTCGGCAAGGATACCACAATTTCTAACAGCATCATTATGCAGAAGAGCCAAATTGGAGATAACTGTGTACTGGAGAATGTAATTCTGGATAAAGATGTAAGGATAGAAGATGGTGTCAAGCTTATCGGGGAAGCAAACAATCCAATCGTCATTCGCAAAGGGATGATTCAAGGAGCGCTGATGAATTCGTGAAAGTGTTATTTGTAGTATCTGAGTGTGTCCCATTTATTAAATCCGGGGGCTTGGCCGACGTTGCAGGCGCTTTGCCCAAGGAGTTAAGAAGTTTAGGCACGGATGTCAGGGTGATTCTGCCTAAATACGGCGGGATCCCTCAAGAATTCCGTTCAAGAATGAAGCGGAAGAAAGAGTTTTTCGTGTCAGTAGGCTGGAGAAATCAGTATTGTGGAATTGAAGAGTATAGTGAAAATGGCGTGACCTATTATTTTGTGGATAATGAATATTATTTTAACCGGGAGCGGTTATACGGATACTTTGACGATGGGGAAAGATTCTCCTATTTTACAAGGGCTGTGTTGGAAAGCATCGCTGTCCTTGATTTCTATCCTGATGTGATTCATTGTCACGATTGGCACACGGGGATGGTGCCGTTCCTACTCCGAAGCGAGTATCAGGAGAGACCGGGCTACTCATTCATCCGCAGTGTATTCACGATTCATAACCTGCAATTTCAAGGAATCTACCCTAAACAGGTGATGACGGAGTTACTCGCTATCCCGGAGAAGTATTTTCATCATGAGTACCTCGAATTTTATGGGAATATCAATTTCATGAAAGGCGCGCTCATTTCTTCGGATTTCGTCACAACGGTGAGTCCTACATATAAAGAAGAAATCCTCACGCCTTACTACGGGGAAAAGCTTCATAATATACTTGGCCAGCGGTATAACCAATTACTGGGGATCCTCAATGGAATTGATGATGAGGTGTATAATCCTGATGACGGGGAGTTTCCTTTCTTCAGCGGAAATCTTCAAGGAAAGAAGCAGGCGAAGCAACATCTGCAAAAAAGTCTGGGCCTCGAGGAAAATGAAGGAATTCCACTTGTGTCCATCATTTCGAGACTGACGAACCAAAAGGGTCTCGAACTCATCAGGGGCGTCTTTCATGAGATGATCCAGGAAAATGTCCAGTTTGTCCTGTTGGGGACAGGAGATTGGGAGTTTGAACAGTTTTTCAGGGAAATGGAGTGGACGTATCCAGAGAAGGTCAGAGTACAGATCGGCTTCAACGAAGAATTGGCGAAACAAATCTATTCTGCCAGCGATTTGTTCCTGATGCCTTCCAAGTTCGAACCATGCGGCCTGGGACAGTTGATCGCCATGAGATACGGAGCCCTGCCACTTGTAAGGGAGACAGGCGGACTGAACGATACCGTTGAATCCTACAATGAGGAGACGAAGAGCGGAAACGGCTTCTCATTCAAAAACTTTAATGCTCACGATATGCTTTACACCTATCGAAGAGCCCTATCGTATTTCCACGAAGATCCGGAAACATGGAATCATATTGTACGTAACGCAATGAATAAAGATTATAGTTGGGCCCAATCGGCCTTTAAGTATAATCAACTATACGCTGACCTGGTATCAAGGAGTGAAAGCCATGTTTTCTGATCCGATTGAATTCAAAGAATTGTTTCTGAAGAAGCTTGAAATGATGTATGGAAAGACGTTTCCTGAGTCCACCAGTCAGGATCAGTTTTTCACATTGGGTCATTTGATACGGGAATATATTTCGATGAACTGGATCCATACGAATGAGCAGTACCGGTTCAATAAACAAAAGCAGGTGTATTATTTATCCATCGAATTCCTGCTGGGGCGTCTGCTCAGGCAAAATCTGACGAATCTGGGGATTTACGAAATTGTGGATAAAGGTCTTCTGGATCTTGGAATCGACCTTGCGGAAATGGAAGAGGTTGAGCACGATGCTGGCCTTGGAAATGGCGGTCTTGGCCGTTTAGCCGCCTGCTTTCTGGATTCCCTGGCTTCCCTTAATTTACCCGGCCATGGATATGGGATCCGTTATAAGCATGGATTGTTTGAACAAAAGATCGTGAACGGATTTCAGATGGAGCTTCCGGAACAGTGGCTTCGTCATGGACATGTGTGGGAGGTCCGCAAATCCGACCTGACAGTCGAAGTGCCTTTCTGGGGGAAGGTGGAATCCTATACGGAAAAGGATGTCTTAAGGTTTCGACATGTAGATGCAGAAATCGTCGCAGCGGTTCCTTATGATATGCCTGTCGTGGGGTTCGAAACGTCGACGGTCAATACGCTCCGATTATGGAGTGCCGAACCTGCCGCCTATAAAGCGGGAAAAGATATGATGAAATACAAGCGTGATACAGAAGCCATCACGGAATTCCTATATCCTGACGATACCCATGAGGAAGGGAAAATCCTGCGTCTGAAGCAGCAATACTTCCTGGTGTCAGCAAGTATCCGCTCGATTCTGGATTCGTACCTTTACCGAAATGGGGATCTGAAGGAACTGCATGAGAATATTTCAATCCATATCAATGATACCCATCCGGTTCTTGCCATCCCGGAATTGATGAGGGTCCTTCTGGATGAATACTCCTTTGAATGGGAAGAGGCATGGGAGATCACGACGAATACATTCGCTTATACAAACCATACGACGCTGTCAGAAGCACTGGAGAGATGGCCGATCCGTATATTCCAGCCCCTTCTGCCCCGCATCCACATGATTGTGAATGAAATCAATGAACGGTTCTGCAGGGAACTATGGAAAGAGTATCCCGGTGAGTGGAAGAGGATAGAGGACATGGCGATCATCTCTCATGATGAAGTCAAAATGGCCCATCTTGCGATTGTAGGAAGCTTCAGTGTAAACGGTGTGGCAAAGATCCACACGGAAATCCTGAAGCAGCGGGAAATGAACTTATTCTATCAATATTATCCAGGGAAATTTAATAGTAAGACCAATGGGATCACCCATAGAAGGTGGCTCCTTAACAGCAATCCATCCCTTTCGAACCTGATTAGCTCCTCGATCGGGGATGAGTGGATCAA
The DNA window shown above is from Rossellomorea vietnamensis and carries:
- a CDS encoding glycogen/starch/alpha-glucan phosphorylase, translated to MFSDPIEFKELFLKKLEMMYGKTFPESTSQDQFFTLGHLIREYISMNWIHTNEQYRFNKQKQVYYLSIEFLLGRLLRQNLTNLGIYEIVDKGLLDLGIDLAEMEEVEHDAGLGNGGLGRLAACFLDSLASLNLPGHGYGIRYKHGLFEQKIVNGFQMELPEQWLRHGHVWEVRKSDLTVEVPFWGKVESYTEKDVLRFRHVDAEIVAAVPYDMPVVGFETSTVNTLRLWSAEPAAYKAGKDMMKYKRDTEAITEFLYPDDTHEEGKILRLKQQYFLVSASIRSILDSYLYRNGDLKELHENISIHINDTHPVLAIPELMRVLLDEYSFEWEEAWEITTNTFAYTNHTTLSEALERWPIRIFQPLLPRIHMIVNEINERFCRELWKEYPGEWKRIEDMAIISHDEVKMAHLAIVGSFSVNGVAKIHTEILKQREMNLFYQYYPGKFNSKTNGITHRRWLLNSNPSLSNLISSSIGDEWIKDPSKLVKLKEYHHDTAFLKDLYDVKQGNKQKLAGLIYESNGIIVDPSSIFDIQVKRLHAYKRQLMNVLHILHLYNRCVEDPGFDFHPRTFIFGAKASPGYYYAKKIIKLIHSVADLVNDHPLVKGRIKVVFLENYRVSLAEEIIPAADLSEQISTASKEASGTGNMKFMMNGALTLGTLDGANIEILEQVGRDNIFIFGLTAEEVMKYQHHGGYYAMEYFHYDTRIKKVLNQLIDDTLPDAGDHFETIYDSLLTENDQFFVLRDFDSYVRVHEQAGKAYENKEHWSRMCLQNIANSGYFSSDRTIEQYAKDIWGIAQGSLMK
- the glgA gene encoding glycogen synthase GlgA, producing the protein MKVLFVVSECVPFIKSGGLADVAGALPKELRSLGTDVRVILPKYGGIPQEFRSRMKRKKEFFVSVGWRNQYCGIEEYSENGVTYYFVDNEYYFNRERLYGYFDDGERFSYFTRAVLESIAVLDFYPDVIHCHDWHTGMVPFLLRSEYQERPGYSFIRSVFTIHNLQFQGIYPKQVMTELLAIPEKYFHHEYLEFYGNINFMKGALISSDFVTTVSPTYKEEILTPYYGEKLHNILGQRYNQLLGILNGIDDEVYNPDDGEFPFFSGNLQGKKQAKQHLQKSLGLEENEGIPLVSIISRLTNQKGLELIRGVFHEMIQENVQFVLLGTGDWEFEQFFREMEWTYPEKVRVQIGFNEELAKQIYSASDLFLMPSKFEPCGLGQLIAMRYGALPLVRETGGLNDTVESYNEETKSGNGFSFKNFNAHDMLYTYRRALSYFHEDPETWNHIVRNAMNKDYSWAQSAFKYNQLYADLVSRSESHVF